In the Parus major isolate Abel chromosome 4A, Parus_major1.1, whole genome shotgun sequence genome, one interval contains:
- the NHSL2 gene encoding NHS-like protein 2 isoform X7: protein MEQLHQEAQLNLQSLLQEEYEEQYTESRVTGQTFRAAGHLPPDTSPEPSPRPPPAKRLEFVLMPPSQRAAEEESTSSAVLGARPPDTSLSLPTSPDKQPPWPRAFPLPPVEEKQWQQPGSIQTNIVPINVSGQHFARHASARHSLFNTETAMNPKSTLRRRRTIIGFPNPSLRDQGSANGPTSSTRAPIAESLSCSFVPETTSGGTPQEISPRPPLSAPLRKTFSDLGARCCQPPAAMDGAASPCASACNGTQGTPFSPPWSPLGYGSPSSLTTGPGKGPTCASPGGSVTSPGPGSPAASTSFFITTEERVGSNGPSFFSGPGPASPAGSGCIQGAKGDFLPGSREEPEPAAGPVQLEVERAGCRFRERSLSVPTDSGSLCSVDIAYAETRRGSANYALGYPSASSEGSTSTDNISLGLEPEGQRRRRSKSISLKKAKKKPSPPTRSVSLIKEGQDGDVGLSAALPKDQRPKSLCIPPELQGHRLVHADPQGSAGREPNSTAAPHQCHLTDWRAGSDPYQSLSGSSTTTGTTAVECAKTRGSSESLVSPSVSRATTPSQLSAEADLKTSSPGRPTGLMSPSSGYSSQSETPTPTVPTSTILGHSPHQVRVRPLVPERKSSLPPTSPMERSPKGRLSFDLPLTPPAHLDLSGLKISLKGKTKVSRHHSDSTFGTKLAQKTSPITPIMPVVTQSDLRSVRLRSISRSEPEDNADGPEHTEEPARVPCPGPERKVKPPVAEKPPLARRPPCILPKPPVLREEGPLSPKSPPGTAAKEKGLAQEAVVVLRRGELRRGLGEPHLSLTPAGPRRLSQGSLDELRPERGGAEGERRKAKVPPPVPKKPSVLYLPLMPAPAQLAAGVGDLPPTPSPIITLDTEPACCDPDAEDLPSPKAVGSTPASEPASEQGSSAEASTEEKSFASDKTAESIVEEDDEVFTTSRTTEDLFTVIHRSKRKVLGRKEPGDTFSSRPTSHSPVKTSGSPAGESLAAAGSSGKSSSRNEDFKALLQKKSSKTSPGTRPSAAELLKTTNPLARRVITEFAPELDGANSPKSQP, encoded by the exons ATGGAGCAGCTGCACCAGGAGGCCCAGCTCAACCTCCAGAGCTTGCTGCAAG AGGAGTATGAGGAGCAGTACACCGAGAGCAGGGTCACCGGGCAGACCTTCCGTGCTGCTGGTCACCTGCCCCCCGACACCTCCCCTGAACCGTCACCTCGACCCCCACCTGCCAAGCGCCTTGAGTTCGTGCTTATG CCCCCGAGCCAGCGAGCGGCCGAAGAGGAGAGCACCAGCAGCGCTGTGCTCGGTGCTCGGCCTCCTGACAcctccctgagcctccccaCCAGCCCGGACAAGCAGCCCCCCTGGCCCAGGgccttccccctgccccccgTGGAGGAgaagcagtggcagcagcccGGCTCCATCCAGACCAACATTGTCCCCATCAATGTCTCGG GGCAGCACTTTGCTAGGCACGCGAGTGCTCGTCACTCCCTGTTTAACACAGAGACCGCGATGAACCCCAAGTCCACCCTGCGGCGTAGACGGACCATTATTGGATTCCCTAACCCGTCCCTGCGAGACCAAG gcagTGCCAACGGCCCCACATCCAGCACACGCGCGCCCATCGCCGagtccctgtcctgcagcttcGTGCCCGAGACCACGAGCGGGGGGACGCCCCAGGAGATCAGCCCTCGTCCGCCCCTCTCGGCCCCGCTGAGGAAGACCTTCAGTGACCTCGGGGCCCGCTGCTGCCAGCCGCCTGCTGCCATGGATGGGGCAGCCAgcccctgtgccagtgcctgcaATGGGACACAGGGCACCCCTTTCTCCCCGCCCTGGAGCCCCCTGGGTTATGGGAGCCCCTCCAGCCTCACCACTGGCCCGGGCAAGGGGCCCACCTGCGCCTCGCCGGGCGGCTCCGTCACATCGCCCGGCCCGGGTTCCCCCGCCGCCTCCACCTCCTTCTTCATCACCACAGAAGAGCGCGTGGGCAGCAATGGGCCCAGCTTCTTCTCTGGCCCAGGGCCCGCTTCCCCCGCCGGCTCCGGCTGCATCCAGGGAGCCAAGGGGGATTTCTTGCCGGGAAGCCGAGAGGAGCCGGAGCCGGCGGCAGGGCCGGTGCAGCTGGAGGTGGAGCGGGCAGGGTGCCGCTTCCGTGAGCGCTCACTGTCGGTGCCCACCGACTCGGGGTCCCTCTGCTCCGTGGACATCGCGTACGCCGAGACCCGGCGGGGCAGCGCCAACTATGCCCTGGGCTACCCCAGCGCCAGCTCCGAGGGCAGCACCAGCACCGACAACatctccctggggctggagcccgaggggcagcggcggcggcgctcCAAGAGCATCTCCCTGAAGAAGGCCAAGAAGAAGCCCTCGCCACCCACACGCAGCGTCTCGCTGATCAAAGAGGGGCAGGACGGTGACGTGGGGCTGAGCGCGGCGCTGCCCAAGGACCAGCGGCCCAAGAGCCTGTGCATCCCACCGGAGCTCCAGGGCCACCGGCTGGTGCACGCCGACCCCCAGGGGAGTGCGGGCAGGGAGCCCAACAGCACAGCCGCCCCTCACCAGTGTCATCTCACGGACTGGAGGGCCGGCAGCGATCCCTACCAGTCCCTCTCTGGCTCAAGCACGACCACGGGGACCACGGCCGTTGAGTGTGCCAAGACACGGGGCAGCTCTGAGTCCCTCGTGTCCCCCTCAGTCTCCAGGGCCACGACGccctcccagctctctgccGAGGCAGACCTCAAGACCTCCTCGCCCGGCAGGCCCACAGGGCTGATGTCCCCATCCAGCGGGTACTCCAGTCAGTCGGAGACCCCAACCCCCACCGTACCCACCTCCACCATCCTCGGGCATTCCCCACACCAGGTGCGTGTGAGGCCGCTGGTCCCCGAGAGGAAATCCTCTCTGCCCCCCACGTCCCCCATGGAGAGGAGCCCCAAGGGCAGGCTGTCCTTCGACCTCCCACTGACTCCACCCGCCCACCTCGACCTCTCAGGGCTGAAGATCTCCCTGAAGGGCAAGACGAAGGTCAGCCGGCACCACTCTGACTCCACCTTTGGCACCAAGCTGGCCCAGAAGACCAGTCCCATCACACCCATCATGCCCGTGGTGACACAGTCCGACCTGCGCTCCGTCCGCCTCCGCTCCATCAGCCGCTCGGAGCCAGAGGACAACGCCGATGGCCCGGAGCACACGGAGGAGCCAGCACGCGTCCCCTGCCCGGGGCCGGAGAGGAAAGTGAAGCCACCCGTGGCAGAGAAGCCACCACTGGCCAGACGCCCCCCGTGCATCCTGCCCAAGCCCCCAGTTCTGCGGGAGGAGGGTCCCTTGTCCCCCAAATCCCCgccaggcactgctgccaaGGAGaaggggctggcacaggaggcCGTTGTGGTGCTGCGGAGAGGGGAGCTGAGGAGGGGTCTGGGGGAGCCCCACTTGTCCCTGACCCCGGCGGGGCCCCGGCGGCTCTCGCAGGGCAGCCTGGACGAGCTGCGGCCAGAGCGGGGCGGTGCCGAGGGGGAGCGCAGGAAAGCCAAGGTGCCGCCGCCAGTGCCCAAAAAACCCAGCGTGCTGTACCTGCCGCTCatgccagccccagcacagctggcagctggtGTGGGGGACCTGCcacccacccccagccccatcaTCACGCTGGACACCGAGCCCGCCTGCTGCGACCCTGACGCCGAGGATCTGCCGTCCCCCAAGGCTGTGGGCAGCACGCCTGCCAGCGAGCCCGCCTCAGAGCAAG gcagctcagcagaagCCAGCACGGAGGAGAAGAGCTTTGCCAGTGACAAGACGGCCGAGTCCATCGtggaggaggatgatgaggtGTTCACAACGTCCCGCACCACAGAGGATCTCTTCACGGTGATCCACAG GTCGAAGAGGAAGGTCTTGGGGCGGAAAGAGCCTGGTGACACCTTCAGCAGCCGACCCACCTCCCACTCACCCGTAAAGACTTCAGGCTCCCCAGCTGGTGAGTCCCTGGCAGCAGCGGGCAGCAGTGGGAAGTCTTCCAGCAGGAATGAGGATTTTAAAGCCCTGCTCCAGAAgaagagcagcaaaaccagccCCGGTACTCGGCCATCTGCCGCCGAACTGCTCAAGACCACGAACCCACTGGCCCGGAGGGTCATCACAGAGTTTGCCCCTGAGCTGGACGGTGCAAACAGCCCCAAAAGCCAGCCCTGA